Sequence from the Bacteroides sp. genome:
CCCGGTGGGGGTAACAGTAATGAAATGCTCACTCATGGTTTTGATCAGGGCGAGGAACTGATTGACCATGTATTTGTAATCGGCGCGTAAATGCCCGAACAGATCGATGAGGATGACCCCATCCAGCGCTCCGTATGGATGATTGCTGATGGTAATGAAGGCTCCCTCAGGCAATTGTTTGAGCCGTTCAGGATTGCCCAATATATAATTTACCTTCAAGTCTTCGAGTATGCTTGCGGCAAAGTCAGCTCCGCTGCAATGGCTTGAGCGATCGTACAGCGCATTGACCTTGTCGACGGCGGTCAGATGAAGGAAAAAATCAGCCAGTTTTTGGCCGCTTTTCCCTTTAAAAACAGGGGATAATCGCCCGAGATATTCTGTACTAATGATTCCCATACTTTTTCCGAAACTGCTTTCTTTAGTTTGCGTTCCCGAGGTATTCCTAAAGTTTTTTTACAAAGCAGCGGGCACGTTTGTGCTGCCGGAATTCAAACCTGTGCCAAAGGTTCTGCACTTTGTGGTTTTCTTCCAACTCACGTGTAGTTTCCACATTGGTAATCCCGCTTTCAATGGAGGCATTCCCGATGTCATAAAAGATCAGGGCATTCACGCCTTTATCTTTGTAATCGCTGTCCACGGCAATGAGCAAGGAATCGAGGGTGTCGTTTCGCTTCAAGGCCTTCTGAATATGGAAAATTCCAAATGGAAATAATTTCCCTTTCCCTTTCTGCAAGGCCTTGGAAAGCGATGGAAGGGCAAAACCAAACCCCACGATTTTATTGTTGGTATTCTTGACCACTGATATTAAATCCAGCCTGATTATCGGGACGAACTGCTTTTTTAAGGACTCGATTTGTCCCACGGAAAGTTGCGAAAAGCCGTGAATGCTATCGTATTCCTTATTTAAAAGTGCAAAGATTTCATCGAGATGTTGTAACAGCTCCTTCTTACTTTTGAATCGGATCGAATGCAGGTTGTGCCTTTCCTGAATGATGTTGGCCATTTTGATATACTTTTCAGGCAAGGCCTTGGGTACTTTTACATTAAATTCCAGCCAGTCTACTTCTTTTTCATACCCAAGTTTTTCAATCATCGGTCCGTAATAGGGGAAGTTATATTTTCCATAAACTGTAGGGATTTCTTCAAATCCTTCGACCAATATGCCAGAGACATCAAAATCAGTCATTCCCAGGGGGCCATGCGTATACTTCAAATTTTTTTCGATGGCCCAGTTTTCAACGGTTTGCATCAGGGCTTTCAGAACATATTCATCCTCAATAAAATCAAGCCAACCGAAACGCATAAAACTTGTGCCGGTCTTTTCGTTATAAACA
This genomic interval carries:
- a CDS encoding N-acetyltransferase gives rise to the protein MKVIIKEVTTRKDLKRFVVFPNKLYQGNAFYVPPLISGELETLSRTKNPAFEFCEIRYWLACDENDRILGRIAGIINPVYNEKTGTSFMRFGWLDFIEDEYVLKALMQTVENWAIEKNLKYTHGPLGMTDFDVSGILVEGFEEIPTVYGKYNFPYYGPMIEKLGYEKEVDWLEFNVKVPKALPEKYIKMANIIQERHNLHSIRFKSKKELLQHLDEIFALLNKEYDSIHGFSQLSVGQIESLKKQFVPIIRLDLISVVKNTNNKIVGFGFALPSLSKALQKGKGKLFPFGIFHIQKALKRNDTLDSLLIAVDSDYKDKGVNALIFYDIGNASIESGITNVETTRELEENHKVQNLWHRFEFRQHKRARCFVKKL